The Desulfovibrio sp. JC022 nucleotide sequence CGTATGAAGTTCGGGGCTTTGCTTGTCTTTTCATCTTTCTGGGTTGTTCTTGTTTATGCTCCCATGTGCCACTGGGTCTGGGGCGGCGGCTGGATGGGGGATCACGGTGCCCTTGATTTCGCGGGCGGTGCGGTTGTGCACATGAGTTCCGCAGCAGCAGCCCTTGCCGGCTGTCTGGTCATGGGCAAACGTAAAGGATACGGACGTGAACCTTTCATCCCCCACAACCTGCCCATGACCCTGCTCGGTGCCGGGATGCTCTGGTTCGGCTGGTTCGGCTTCAATGCCGGCTCCGCTCTTGCTGCCAACGGTCTGGCTGCCAATGCTTTTGTTACCACTCATCTTGCTGCGGCTGCCGCGGTTCTCGGTTGGTTGCTGGTTGAAGCCATGCATGGCGGCAAACCTACAACTCTCGGTGCGGCATCAGGTGCTGTTGCCGGGCTGGTGGCCATTACTCCGGCTGCGGGATTTGTCACTCCCATGGCTTCAATTGTCATTGGTTTTGGCGGTGGTATGGTCTGCTACGGCGGTGTACTCATGAAAACAAAATTCGGCTATGATGACTCTCTCGATGTTGTTGGTATCCACGGTCTCGGTGGAACTTACGGTGCCATTGCCACCGGGCTTTTTGCCAGCATAGGCGCGGAAGGTCTGTTCTATGGTAACGCTTCCCAGCTTTGGATTCAGATCGAATCCTGTATCGCCACTTGGGGATACTGCTTTGCGGTCAGCTGGGTTCTGTTTAAACTGATCGATAAATTTTACGGCTTGCGCCCTTCCGAGGAAGATGAAGTCTCCGGGCTGGATGTCTCGGAGCACAGCGAAGCCGGATACCAGATTTAGAATTAAGATGATGCGCTTCGCGTTTTTTGATTATTTGATTTCGGTTCCGGCGGGCAGAGGGGGTAACCCCCTCTGCACTCCTTAATAGTTAAGACAGGATAAATTCTTATGAGAAAGATTGAAATAATTGTAAGGCCTTTTAAGGTCGATGATGTGAAGGATGCCATTGCCGCTCTTGGTCTCAAGGGCATGACCGTTACTGACGTTAAAGGTTTCGGACGTCAGGGAGGGCACAAGGAAGTCTACCGTGGTGCCGAGTATCAGGTGGATTTCATTGCCAAGACCAAGGTTGAGATTGTGGTTGATGCTGACCGGGTTCCCGAAGTCATTGACGCGGTCAGTGAAGCAGCCAAAACCGGAAAAGTCGGTGACGGCAAGATATTTGTTATCCCGGTTGAAGAAGTTGTGCGTATCCGCACCGGTGAGACCGGGCCGGATGCCATTTAAATGAATGCCGGAAATATCCCTGAATCTTCCATAGACCGCTTGCTGGCGGGACGCGAAATACTTCTCGCGGCATGCGCTAAAAGCATGCCGCGGGATTTTCCGCAGCAGATGTGCGAGCTGGTGGACGGTTATTTCAGGGCACGTATCAGGGAGGCGGTTTTCGCAGGAATTCTATCTTCCCATGAAGATCTTTCTATTGTGGCTGTTGGCGGCTACGGACGCGGGCAACTGGCTCCCTTTTCTGATATCGATGTTCTTATCCTTACTGAACTCTCGGCTCATGACGATCTTGAAGAGCTGGCTTCTTTTCTTTTTCATCCTCTCTGGGACCTGAAGTTTGATGTGGGGCACGGGGTGCGTTCTGTGGAGCAGAATCTTGAATTGGCAAAGTCCGATTTCAAGGTGCTGGCCTCGCTTCTGGATCTGCGTTTTATTGCCGGGCGCGATGAATCGTTCAGGCGGCTGGTTAATGAATTCAGGGAAGATGTGCTTCCTGCCGCGGGTGAAGAGTTCTGCCGCATTCTTTGGGAGAACCGATCCCAGACCGGAAAGGGCATGGATTCAGTGGTGCTTGAGCCGGATTTGAAAAATGGTTGGGGTACCTTGCGGGATGTCCAGTTTATCCGCTGGTGTGCGGACATCAAGGGGGATTATTTTCCCCTGAATGAGACCGATCTTGTTGATCTTTGTAAGGACGAAGCCTTGCTCATGCAGGCCCGTAGCGGGGTGCACCTGTTGCGTAAACGTAAGCAGGACAAACTTATCCTCGAAA carries:
- a CDS encoding ammonium transporter; this encodes MNSADTSFILICAALVMFMTPGLALFYGGMVRSKNVLATIMQSFIMLGLVSIIWTVVGYSLSFGTDIGGLIGGMDFFALNGVGMDTAGSPADNLPHLLFMIFQCMFAVITPALITGAFAERMKFGALLVFSSFWVVLVYAPMCHWVWGGGWMGDHGALDFAGGAVVHMSSAAAALAGCLVMGKRKGYGREPFIPHNLPMTLLGAGMLWFGWFGFNAGSALAANGLAANAFVTTHLAAAAAVLGWLLVEAMHGGKPTTLGAASGAVAGLVAITPAAGFVTPMASIVIGFGGGMVCYGGVLMKTKFGYDDSLDVVGIHGLGGTYGAIATGLFASIGAEGLFYGNASQLWIQIESCIATWGYCFAVSWVLFKLIDKFYGLRPSEEDEVSGLDVSEHSEAGYQI
- a CDS encoding P-II family nitrogen regulator encodes the protein MRKIEIIVRPFKVDDVKDAIAALGLKGMTVTDVKGFGRQGGHKEVYRGAEYQVDFIAKTKVEIVVDADRVPEVIDAVSEAAKTGKVGDGKIFVIPVEEVVRIRTGETGPDAI